The Mycolicibacterium mageritense genome contains a region encoding:
- a CDS encoding helix-turn-helix domain-containing protein — MAWSTREIADLAGVSLRAVRHYHAVGLLAEPERRSNGYKQYGVAHLVKLVRIKRLTELGFSLPQIAAMGDADEHPEQALQELDAELAATIERLQRARAELAVLLEHAAPTDLPHDFVPPAAAAKMTAADRAFVVVLSRVLGPRGMRVYTDMMRDAPDDPASTEFDNLPADVDEATREDLAKRLAPYIRAVNQAHPGLAESRSDAPRGKSFADKTISGAMADLYNPAQLDVLRRAREILQSQSEKTPGSGNGESR, encoded by the coding sequence ATGGCTTGGAGCACACGTGAAATCGCCGATCTCGCGGGCGTCAGTCTGCGCGCGGTGCGGCACTATCATGCCGTCGGGCTGCTGGCCGAGCCGGAACGCCGCTCCAATGGCTACAAACAGTACGGTGTTGCGCATCTGGTCAAGTTGGTGCGCATCAAAAGGCTGACGGAGCTTGGGTTTTCGCTCCCGCAGATAGCCGCGATGGGTGATGCCGACGAGCACCCTGAGCAGGCGCTACAAGAGCTTGATGCAGAACTCGCCGCGACGATCGAACGGCTGCAGCGCGCCCGTGCCGAACTCGCCGTGCTGTTGGAGCACGCGGCGCCGACGGACCTGCCGCACGACTTCGTTCCTCCGGCCGCGGCGGCCAAGATGACCGCCGCCGATCGCGCCTTTGTCGTCGTGCTGAGCCGCGTTCTGGGGCCTCGTGGGATGCGGGTCTACACCGACATGATGCGGGACGCGCCCGATGACCCCGCTTCGACAGAATTCGACAATCTGCCGGCAGACGTCGATGAGGCGACGCGGGAAGATCTCGCGAAACGGCTTGCGCCCTACATCCGGGCGGTAAACCAGGCGCATCCCGGGCTTGCCGAGTCCCGATCGGATGCTCCGCGTGGGAAATCGTTCGCGGACAAGACGATCAGCGGCGCGATGGCAGACCTGTACAACCCCGCGCAACTCGACGTCTTGCGCCGGGCTCGGGAGATCCTGCAGTCTCAGTCCGAGAAGACGCCGGGCAGCGGCAACGGCGAAAGCCGGTAG
- a CDS encoding DUF3159 domain-containing protein yields MGGVSGLVYASVPTFTYVIVNAIAGLNAAVVVAVAASIGLILLRRLRKEPIQPAVSGLLGVVVAGLIAYYTGSAESYFLPGIWLSLVMAAAFTASLLVRRPLVGVIWNLMRSSDPDPAWRADKVVLRGFDLATLVFVAVFASRFIVQQWLYDAGSTGWLAVARIAMGYPLLGLALVVVSWAVRRANRRPGVQLAPTHEPAPSDPSPSRRV; encoded by the coding sequence ATGGGCGGCGTGTCCGGGCTGGTGTACGCCAGTGTGCCCACGTTCACCTACGTAATCGTCAACGCGATCGCAGGACTGAACGCGGCGGTTGTGGTCGCCGTCGCAGCCAGTATCGGCCTGATCCTGCTCAGGCGCCTGCGAAAAGAGCCCATTCAACCGGCCGTGTCCGGGCTCCTCGGAGTCGTCGTCGCCGGGCTCATCGCGTACTACACCGGGTCCGCCGAAAGCTACTTTCTGCCGGGAATCTGGCTCAGCCTGGTAATGGCTGCGGCGTTCACCGCGTCGCTCCTGGTGCGCCGCCCGTTGGTCGGTGTGATCTGGAATCTGATGCGCAGCAGCGATCCCGACCCGGCGTGGCGCGCCGACAAGGTCGTGCTGCGCGGGTTCGATCTGGCGACACTGGTTTTCGTCGCCGTGTTCGCCTCACGATTCATTGTCCAGCAGTGGCTTTACGATGCCGGCTCCACCGGATGGTTGGCCGTCGCACGGATCGCAATGGGTTATCCGCTACTCGGCCTAGCGCTTGTGGTGGTGTCCTGGGCCGTCCGCCGCGCGAACCGGCGTCCCGGCGTGCAACTCGCGCCTACACACGAGCCAGCGCCTTCAGACCCGTCTCCGTCGCGACGGGTCTGA
- a CDS encoding glutamine synthetase family protein has product MTVHANRPLTPAGLSANGVSHPAGIWSLQALREAVDAGRITKVFLAAADNIGRPLGEHLPARRFLEHVGDHTAFRIPLMVWQLDIEQNLNPDLEHVGGLSNGGPDCYLKPDLSTLRVLPWMTDTAFVVCDPVLADGALLEIAPRQILKRQLARLAEHGATVQCASELEFFLFEESYEDGWQSRYQELSPASRYQGAYDPLVAISNESFIDAVVEQMELAGVPIEALSCEYGLGQQEINLTHTEALEMADRHFIYKFGVKAIATRMGKSATFMAKWDAAGIGSSCHIHTSLWSADGTTPLGDDALFDGFLAGLVDAAREMCLLYAPNLNSYRRFQPNSFAPTTVACGNDNRTLSFRVVGEGSHRRVENRIPGADVNPYVAIAAAIAAGVDGIERRLPTPELIDGDGYARTDLPQLPTSLTEAIDLFAGSDTAKSSLGAEVHAHLLTVGRGEMKAFLTQAVTDWERHRYFERT; this is encoded by the coding sequence ATGACAGTTCACGCCAACCGGCCGCTCACCCCCGCGGGCCTCAGCGCCAACGGCGTTTCGCATCCTGCAGGTATCTGGTCGCTGCAGGCGCTGCGGGAGGCCGTCGACGCGGGCCGGATAACCAAGGTTTTCCTGGCCGCAGCCGACAATATTGGGCGACCGCTCGGTGAGCATCTGCCTGCGCGGCGCTTTTTGGAGCACGTGGGCGACCACACGGCATTCCGCATCCCGCTGATGGTCTGGCAGCTCGACATCGAGCAGAACCTGAACCCCGACCTCGAGCACGTCGGTGGCCTCAGCAACGGCGGCCCGGACTGCTATCTGAAACCTGATCTGAGCACGCTGCGGGTCTTGCCGTGGATGACCGATACCGCGTTCGTGGTCTGCGACCCCGTGCTGGCGGACGGCGCGTTGCTCGAAATCGCGCCGCGGCAGATCCTCAAGCGTCAGCTGGCCCGGCTGGCCGAGCACGGGGCCACCGTCCAGTGCGCTTCCGAACTGGAGTTCTTTTTGTTCGAGGAGAGTTACGAGGACGGCTGGCAATCGCGTTACCAGGAGCTGTCTCCGGCGTCGCGGTACCAGGGGGCCTACGACCCGCTCGTCGCCATCTCGAACGAATCGTTCATCGACGCCGTGGTCGAACAGATGGAGTTGGCCGGCGTGCCGATCGAGGCGCTGTCGTGCGAATACGGGCTCGGCCAGCAAGAGATCAACCTGACCCACACCGAGGCCCTGGAGATGGCCGACCGCCACTTCATCTACAAGTTCGGGGTCAAGGCGATCGCGACGCGCATGGGTAAATCCGCCACGTTCATGGCCAAGTGGGACGCCGCAGGCATCGGGAGCTCGTGCCACATCCATACCAGCCTGTGGTCTGCTGACGGCACGACCCCGCTCGGTGACGACGCACTGTTCGACGGCTTCCTCGCCGGACTGGTTGACGCGGCCCGGGAGATGTGTCTGCTGTACGCGCCGAACCTCAACTCGTACAGACGATTCCAGCCGAACTCGTTCGCCCCGACCACAGTCGCCTGTGGTAACGACAATCGAACATTGTCGTTCCGGGTGGTCGGCGAGGGTTCCCACCGCCGGGTGGAGAATCGAATCCCCGGGGCTGACGTCAACCCCTACGTCGCCATCGCCGCGGCCATCGCCGCCGGTGTCGACGGGATCGAACGTCGCCTCCCGACCCCTGAATTGATCGACGGCGACGGCTACGCACGCACCGATCTGCCCCAACTACCGACGTCGCTGACCGAGGCGATCGATCTGTTCGCGGGCAGTGACACGGCCAAGTCGTCGCTGGGCGCCGAGGTGCACGCACATCTGTTGACGGTCGGCCGCGGAGAGATGAAAGCCTTTCTCACGCAGGCGGTCACCGACTGGGAACGCCACCGCTACTTCGAGCGGACATGA
- a CDS encoding flavin-containing monooxygenase, giving the protein MNVNRKFRPRVAVIGAGFSGIAAAVALKKRGIDDFVIFERSRGLGGTWRHNTYPGAEVDLESHIYSFSFERYDWTRTHAGWSELLGYLHYVANKWNLVPHMLFNEEVRYVQWSDERQDYTVSTGSQVDHGRFDYVISAVGFLNTPAKPAFVRENHDFGGPICHTSEWRDGLDMAGKSVGILGTGSSAVQVVTEAEKVASAVTVFQIEPNWMLPKQARDFTPLERRLNKLAPVYAYRRLRLWLQYDLRQHQARHAREDRHLNGKRRNAALAYLHQEMADRPDLLDVLTPDFPMEGRRTVISDTYYQALKSSTVRLVPHAVKGLSARGAIDANGEEHQLDMIVLATGFQAHKYLSTYQVIGENGADLHDAWTDGAEAFLGMMVPGFPNFFIMFGPNTNVVPLVAFYEAQADFAAAAVARAAREGKRRVEVRRSAFYIYNDWVQSRLAKTVWAVTESYFRAGSNRAGKVISQWPASPSTYILATKLLRRIAISRT; this is encoded by the coding sequence ATGAATGTGAATCGGAAGTTCCGTCCCCGGGTGGCAGTCATCGGTGCCGGTTTCAGCGGGATCGCGGCGGCAGTCGCGCTCAAGAAGCGTGGTATCGACGACTTCGTCATCTTCGAACGGTCCCGAGGGCTGGGCGGGACGTGGCGGCACAACACCTATCCCGGGGCCGAGGTCGACCTCGAATCCCACATCTACTCGTTCTCGTTCGAGCGGTATGACTGGACCCGTACCCACGCCGGCTGGAGCGAGTTGCTCGGCTACCTGCACTATGTGGCGAACAAGTGGAACCTGGTGCCGCACATGCTCTTCAACGAGGAGGTCCGATATGTGCAGTGGTCCGACGAACGGCAGGATTACACCGTGTCGACTGGATCCCAGGTTGACCACGGGCGATTCGACTACGTCATCAGCGCCGTCGGGTTCCTGAACACCCCGGCGAAACCGGCGTTCGTCCGGGAGAACCACGACTTCGGCGGCCCGATCTGCCACACCTCGGAGTGGCGGGACGGTCTGGACATGGCCGGCAAATCGGTCGGGATCTTGGGCACCGGCTCGTCTGCCGTTCAGGTGGTCACCGAGGCTGAGAAGGTGGCCTCCGCGGTCACCGTGTTCCAGATCGAGCCCAACTGGATGCTGCCCAAGCAGGCAAGGGATTTCACTCCGCTCGAGCGCCGGCTCAACAAGCTTGCGCCGGTGTATGCGTATAGGCGCCTGCGGCTGTGGCTGCAATACGACCTGCGCCAGCACCAGGCTCGTCATGCCCGGGAAGACCGGCATCTCAACGGAAAACGCCGCAATGCGGCACTGGCCTATCTGCATCAGGAGATGGCCGACCGGCCAGATCTGCTCGACGTGCTGACACCCGACTTTCCCATGGAAGGCCGTCGGACCGTGATCAGCGACACCTACTACCAGGCGCTCAAGAGCTCCACCGTCAGGCTGGTTCCGCATGCGGTGAAGGGGCTGTCCGCCCGCGGCGCCATCGATGCCAACGGCGAGGAGCACCAACTTGACATGATCGTGCTGGCCACCGGGTTCCAGGCGCACAAGTACCTGAGTACCTACCAGGTCATCGGAGAGAACGGCGCCGATCTGCACGACGCCTGGACGGATGGCGCCGAGGCCTTCCTGGGCATGATGGTGCCCGGTTTCCCGAACTTCTTCATCATGTTCGGGCCGAACACCAACGTCGTTCCGCTGGTAGCGTTCTACGAGGCGCAGGCCGACTTCGCCGCAGCTGCGGTCGCGCGGGCCGCCCGCGAAGGGAAGCGGCGTGTAGAGGTCCGCCGATCGGCCTTCTACATCTACAACGACTGGGTCCAGAGCCGCCTGGCCAAGACTGTGTGGGCGGTCACCGAAAGCTACTTCCGGGCCGGCAGCAACCGCGCCGGAAAGGTCATCTCACAATGGCCGGCCAGCCCGAGCACCTACATCCTGGCCACCAAATTGTTACGGCGGATCGCCATTTCGCGGACATGA
- a CDS encoding SDR family NAD(P)-dependent oxidoreductase: protein MRPTALVTGANGGIGSAIVARLLADGVRVVATDVASDTDHTPAANVTYVRLDLLAADSGFDPLFTPLGETGLDYLVNAAGMAFFDRDGSIFDSNDEEAWHMTMGVNLHALRRLTVAALPHLRNGRGRSIVNIASLAGLRTMDSPLDAYQASKAAVVSLVRSMAVQLAPEGIRCNTVCPGAVLTPMISPLYERSPERRSSMEQRTPLGRLGMPVDVANATAFLLSGDAGFITATELVVDGGWSAQLR from the coding sequence ATGAGGCCGACAGCTCTCGTCACTGGAGCGAACGGTGGCATCGGCAGCGCCATAGTGGCTCGGCTGTTGGCCGATGGCGTTCGGGTCGTGGCGACCGACGTCGCTTCGGATACGGATCACACCCCTGCCGCCAACGTGACCTATGTGCGTTTGGATTTGCTCGCCGCCGACTCGGGCTTCGACCCGCTGTTCACCCCGCTCGGCGAGACCGGCCTCGATTATCTGGTGAATGCCGCGGGCATGGCGTTCTTCGACCGCGACGGATCGATATTCGACAGCAATGACGAAGAGGCATGGCACATGACCATGGGTGTCAACCTGCACGCGCTGCGCCGCCTCACCGTCGCTGCGTTGCCGCACCTGCGCAACGGGCGGGGCAGGAGCATCGTCAACATCGCCAGCCTGGCAGGCCTGCGCACCATGGACTCGCCGCTGGATGCCTATCAGGCGAGCAAGGCCGCCGTTGTGTCATTGGTGCGGTCGATGGCGGTACAGCTTGCGCCCGAGGGGATTCGGTGCAACACGGTGTGCCCAGGAGCGGTTCTGACGCCGATGATATCCCCGCTCTACGAGCGCTCGCCGGAGCGGCGATCAAGCATGGAGCAACGAACACCGTTGGGCCGTTTGGGAATGCCCGTTGATGTCGCCAACGCCACGGCATTCCTGCTGTCGGGCGACGCGGGATTCATCACCGCAACCGAACTCGTCGTCGACGGCGGATGGTCGGCCCAGCTCAGATGA